Proteins encoded within one genomic window of Hahella chejuensis KCTC 2396:
- the asd gene encoding archaetidylserine decarboxylase (Phosphatidylserine decarboxylase is synthesized as a single chain precursor. Generation of the pyruvoyl active site from a Ser is coupled to cleavage of a Gly-Ser bond between the larger (beta) and smaller (alpha chains). It is an integral membrane protein.) — protein MSLFDRLFILSQHLTPQHALSRAIGKLADSRTPFIKNTFIKWFIKRYNVNMQEALLPSAEDYTCFNDFFTRALKDGARPIHPDVSRLVTPVDGAVSQAGSIDYGKIFQAKGHSFSLVELLGGDLQRAQPFIGGEFATIYLSPKDYHRIHMPIDGELREMIFVPGKLYSVNPLTTENVPALFARNERVVCIFDTPLGPMSMTLVGAMIVASVETIWAGRVAPMSKTVRSYTYKPGEVTIKRGEEMGRFCLGSTVVMTFPKGAMRWREGLKAETPVRLGEDLGKILQTVATVDEQKTD, from the coding sequence ATGTCCTTATTTGACCGTCTTTTTATTCTGAGCCAGCATCTGACTCCACAGCACGCGCTGTCGCGCGCCATTGGCAAGCTGGCGGATTCCAGGACGCCGTTTATAAAGAACACCTTCATCAAGTGGTTCATCAAGCGTTACAACGTAAACATGCAGGAAGCGCTGCTTCCGTCTGCGGAAGATTACACCTGCTTCAACGACTTTTTTACCCGAGCGTTAAAGGATGGCGCACGCCCTATCCACCCGGACGTCTCAAGACTGGTTACGCCGGTGGACGGCGCAGTATCACAGGCTGGTTCTATCGATTACGGCAAGATCTTCCAGGCCAAAGGCCACAGCTTCAGTCTCGTCGAGTTACTGGGGGGCGATCTGCAAAGAGCGCAGCCATTTATTGGCGGAGAATTCGCCACTATTTATCTATCCCCGAAGGACTACCACCGCATCCACATGCCGATCGACGGTGAATTGCGGGAGATGATCTTCGTTCCCGGCAAACTTTATTCCGTCAACCCGCTTACGACTGAGAACGTACCCGCCCTGTTCGCGCGCAATGAGCGCGTAGTGTGCATTTTTGACACGCCGCTGGGGCCGATGTCCATGACGCTGGTCGGCGCCATGATCGTCGCCAGCGTAGAAACGATTTGGGCAGGTAGAGTGGCGCCAATGAGCAAAACTGTGCGCAGCTACACCTACAAACCAGGCGAAGTCACGATCAAACGTGGCGAAGAAATGGGGCGTTTCTGCCTGGGCTCAACCGTTGTGATGACCTTCCCTAAAGGCGCCATGCGCTGGCGCGAAGGCCTCAAAGCGGAGACGCCGGTGCGTTTGGGCGAAGATCTGGGCAAAATTTTGCAGACCGTAGCGACCGTTGACGAACAAAAAACGGATTAA
- the epmA gene encoding EF-P lysine aminoacylase EpmA — translation MQQPDWRPSAAIDTLRKRADFVKRIRAFFDARQVLEVDTPLLSSVTATDLNLDSFDVISADSEPRYLLTSPEHAMKRLLAAGSGPIYQITRAFRRGEIGARHNPEFAMLEWYRPGFSLQDLQREVEELLASLGYEEKAECMSYREAFQRFVDLDPYRAGASVLQEAAAQASGMTASELSRDEALDVLMTHRVEPALKPLGAVFIRDYPPSQAALARVGEDAEGDAVAFRFELYINGVEIANAYDELIDPVEQRRRFEEDNIARSAAKKPVIPVDERLLAALPYMPESSGIALGVDRLFMVLEGKSRLEDVLGFPADRI, via the coding sequence ATGCAACAGCCAGACTGGCGCCCAAGCGCCGCAATCGACACCCTTCGCAAAAGAGCTGATTTCGTTAAGCGTATCCGCGCCTTCTTCGATGCCCGGCAGGTCCTGGAAGTGGATACGCCTTTACTGAGCAGCGTTACCGCGACGGACCTTAACCTGGACAGCTTTGATGTTATTAGCGCCGACTCAGAGCCTCGCTATCTACTGACTTCGCCAGAGCACGCCATGAAGCGATTGCTCGCCGCCGGTTCGGGACCTATCTACCAGATTACCCGCGCGTTTCGGCGCGGTGAAATTGGCGCCCGTCATAATCCGGAGTTCGCTATGCTGGAGTGGTATCGTCCTGGCTTTTCTCTTCAGGACCTGCAAAGGGAGGTGGAGGAGCTTCTGGCCAGTCTGGGCTATGAAGAAAAAGCGGAATGTATGAGTTATCGGGAGGCGTTTCAGCGCTTTGTCGATCTGGACCCGTATCGGGCGGGCGCGTCGGTGCTGCAGGAAGCTGCGGCGCAGGCCAGCGGCATGACGGCGTCAGAGTTGAGCCGGGATGAGGCGTTGGATGTGCTGATGACTCACAGGGTCGAGCCGGCGTTGAAACCCTTGGGGGCTGTGTTTATCCGTGACTATCCGCCGAGTCAGGCGGCGTTGGCCAGGGTCGGCGAAGACGCAGAGGGCGACGCGGTGGCTTTCCGCTTTGAGCTGTACATCAATGGAGTTGAGATTGCTAATGCTTATGACGAGTTGATAGATCCTGTTGAGCAAAGACGGCGCTTTGAAGAAGACAATATCGCCAGATCGGCGGCGAAGAAACCGGTTATCCCAGTGGATGAGCGTTTACTGGCGGCGCTGCCTTATATGCCGGAGTCCTCTGGCATTGCATTGGGCGTAGATAGGTTGTTCATGGTGCTCGAAGGGAAAAGCCGGTTAGAGGATGTGTTGGGATTTCCGGCGGATAGAATCTAG
- the efp gene encoding elongation factor P gives MANYSTNEFKSGLKIMLDGDPCSIIENEFVKPGKGQAFNRVKFRNLKSGRVGERTFKSGDSVEGADVVDLDMEYLYTDGEFYHFMLTDGSFEQHAADVSAVGDTTKWLKEQDVYTVTLYNGAPLSVSPPNFVELEIVETDPGVRGDTAQGGSKPAKLTTGAVVAVPLFINQGEMIKVDTRSGEYVSRVKS, from the coding sequence ATGGCCAACTATTCTACCAACGAATTCAAATCAGGTCTCAAGATTATGCTGGACGGAGACCCTTGTTCCATTATTGAGAACGAGTTTGTCAAACCCGGAAAAGGACAGGCGTTCAACCGGGTCAAGTTCCGTAACCTGAAGTCTGGCCGCGTCGGCGAGCGCACTTTCAAATCCGGTGATTCCGTGGAAGGCGCGGATGTCGTGGATCTGGATATGGAATACCTGTACACCGACGGCGAATTCTATCACTTCATGCTGACTGACGGCTCTTTCGAACAGCACGCGGCGGACGTTTCCGCTGTCGGCGACACCACTAAGTGGCTGAAAGAGCAGGACGTCTACACCGTGACCTTATACAACGGCGCGCCTTTGTCTGTATCTCCGCCCAACTTTGTCGAGCTGGAAATTGTTGAAACCGATCCCGGCGTGCGCGGCGACACCGCTCAGGGCGGCAGCAAGCCAGCCAAACTGACCACCGGCGCTGTGGTGGCCGTTCCTCTGTTTATTAACCAGGGCGAAATGATCAAAGTCGACACTCGTTCCGGTGAATACGTGAGCCGCGTTAAGAGCTGA
- the epmB gene encoding EF-P beta-lysylation protein EpmB — translation MIARNPVAVEVCDAKLDAQSAPSLSWNQQIADMIKSPQELLSLLELPEALLQDALPGHAQFPVRATRDYVRRMKKGDPSDPLLLQVLPLHLEQQEMIGYSADPLSEADYTASKGILQKYHGRALLITTSACAIHCRYCFRRHFPYSEHRQSRAQWKEALATLPGDGGVSEIILSGGDPLMLNNPVLDELLTLIAELPQISKVRLHTRLPIMLPDRIDQGLLDLLSNRPFKTIMVIHANHGAELDASVEKALARLRPVVHMMLNQTVLLKGVNDDSSTLAALSERLFECGVTPYYLHQLDKVQGAAHFDCGDERLSSLMQALRAKLPGYLVPRLVREIPGAPSKTPIFA, via the coding sequence ATGATAGCCCGAAATCCGGTTGCAGTAGAAGTCTGCGACGCGAAACTTGACGCCCAATCCGCCCCCTCACTCTCCTGGAACCAGCAAATTGCCGACATGATCAAGTCGCCGCAGGAACTGCTGTCGCTCCTGGAGTTGCCGGAAGCGCTGTTGCAAGATGCGCTTCCCGGGCATGCGCAGTTTCCAGTGCGGGCCACTCGCGATTACGTGCGCCGCATGAAAAAAGGCGACCCGAGCGACCCTCTGCTATTACAGGTGCTCCCCCTGCATCTGGAACAGCAGGAAATGATCGGTTATAGCGCAGATCCACTGAGCGAAGCGGATTACACTGCATCCAAAGGCATTTTGCAGAAGTACCACGGCCGCGCCTTGCTTATTACTACAAGCGCCTGCGCCATCCATTGCCGCTATTGCTTCCGACGCCATTTTCCCTACAGTGAACACCGCCAAAGCCGTGCGCAATGGAAGGAAGCGCTAGCAACCTTGCCAGGCGACGGAGGCGTCAGTGAAATCATTCTTAGCGGCGGCGATCCGCTTATGCTGAATAACCCGGTTCTCGATGAACTGCTTACTCTCATCGCAGAGCTGCCGCAGATCAGCAAGGTGAGACTACATACCCGCCTGCCAATCATGCTGCCGGACCGCATAGACCAGGGGCTACTGGATCTGCTCTCCAACCGTCCGTTTAAAACTATCATGGTGATCCACGCCAACCATGGCGCGGAGCTGGACGCCTCAGTGGAAAAAGCATTGGCGCGACTGCGTCCAGTCGTTCACATGATGCTGAATCAAACAGTTCTGTTGAAAGGCGTTAATGATGACTCATCCACCCTCGCCGCTCTCAGCGAGAGATTGTTTGAATGCGGCGTCACACCCTATTACCTGCATCAACTCGACAAAGTTCAGGGCGCCGCTCATTTTGACTGTGGCGACGAACGCCTTTCTTCTTTAATGCAAGCGTTAAGAGCCAAGCTACCAGGATACCTGGTTCCACGCCTGGTCAGAGAGATCCCCGGAGCGCCCTCCAAAACGCCCATCTTCGCTTAA
- a CDS encoding EAL domain-containing response regulator, whose product MQKKNPTVHLLILDASQNDAEKVVSLLRNAGRATRAHRVTSLEDLEESLNSQVWDLFIAKEVDGEVTYKHCLEQIKRLEKDLPFILLTQTFDEDSALEGLKLGAREVLPVDALPRMVFSVKRELSDLEERRRRRNIEVHLREAEKRCNLLLESSMDAIAYINEGMHVFANKAYLDLFGYEDIDELMCIPVMDVLSSGSQEPFKDFLKAFNDAQQNQQHKELTCTIRKSDDSEVEVVISCSQATYDGEACTQIIVRPEVDPELEEKLRKFSSEDLLTGLYNKVHFMEHLEGAIDKALNNDLQGSLLYLELDDFSTARNDYGIPGSDSILGDFANMLKSICPENYSLARLGDDTFAILATQVDDKGSEQLAENIRKQTEEHLFEVGDRTAQVTVSIGIARINENAPKAEDLMSRAHRACSHIHSLEGKKKGNGVYLYNAVDFDATQPLDEDMVAVLQRSLDNGRFRLLFQPIIGLRGEGEEHYEAFLRMLNDKNEEISPSEFLPIDSNAELAIKLDRWVILQNIKSLSAHRAKGHDTKLFLNITPYTVLDKTFVQWLGLALKAAKLPGGALIFQIAEENAIEYLKQAKEFAAGIKRLGGKISIGRFGCALNPFNTIKHVECDYIKMDGSFTEEIQKDERSKEKLKEMITQLQELKKLTVVPFVENASVLSTLWQAGVNYIQGYYLQEPSPEMNYDFSEGE is encoded by the coding sequence ATGCAAAAAAAAAATCCAACGGTACATTTGCTGATCCTGGACGCCTCGCAAAATGATGCCGAAAAAGTAGTCAGCCTACTTCGGAATGCAGGGAGAGCCACGCGAGCTCACCGAGTCACCAGTCTGGAGGATTTGGAAGAGTCGCTAAACTCCCAGGTGTGGGATCTGTTCATCGCCAAAGAAGTCGACGGGGAAGTCACCTATAAGCACTGCCTCGAACAAATTAAAAGACTGGAAAAAGACCTTCCCTTTATCCTTCTGACACAGACCTTCGACGAGGACTCCGCCCTGGAAGGACTGAAGCTGGGCGCACGCGAAGTATTGCCGGTAGACGCGCTTCCGCGAATGGTGTTTTCCGTCAAGCGCGAGCTGAGCGACCTGGAGGAACGACGTCGCCGCCGCAACATCGAAGTACATCTACGAGAAGCGGAAAAGCGCTGCAATCTGTTGCTCGAAAGCTCCATGGACGCCATCGCCTACATCAACGAAGGCATGCACGTTTTCGCCAACAAAGCCTATTTGGACTTGTTCGGCTATGAAGACATCGACGAATTGATGTGTATCCCCGTCATGGACGTTCTGTCCAGTGGCAGCCAGGAACCCTTCAAGGACTTTCTTAAAGCGTTTAATGACGCCCAGCAAAATCAGCAGCATAAAGAGCTGACCTGCACTATTCGCAAGAGCGACGACTCCGAAGTGGAAGTGGTGATCAGCTGCTCACAGGCGACCTACGACGGCGAAGCCTGCACACAGATTATCGTGCGCCCGGAAGTCGATCCCGAGCTGGAAGAAAAATTACGTAAGTTCAGTAGCGAAGACTTGTTGACCGGCCTCTACAACAAGGTGCACTTTATGGAGCACCTGGAAGGCGCGATAGACAAGGCGCTCAACAACGATCTGCAGGGCAGCCTCCTGTATCTGGAGCTGGACGATTTCTCCACTGCCCGCAACGATTACGGCATTCCTGGCTCAGACAGCATTCTCGGCGACTTCGCCAACATGTTGAAGTCTATTTGTCCTGAGAATTACTCATTGGCTCGTCTTGGCGACGACACGTTCGCCATATTGGCGACCCAGGTCGATGATAAAGGCTCCGAGCAACTGGCGGAAAATATCCGCAAGCAAACGGAAGAACATCTGTTTGAAGTCGGCGACCGCACCGCGCAGGTCACTGTCAGCATCGGCATCGCCCGCATCAATGAGAACGCCCCAAAAGCGGAAGACCTTATGAGTCGCGCCCACAGGGCCTGTTCCCACATTCACAGCCTGGAAGGCAAGAAGAAAGGCAACGGGGTTTACTTGTATAACGCCGTGGACTTCGACGCCACCCAACCTTTGGATGAAGACATGGTGGCCGTACTGCAGCGCAGCCTGGACAATGGCCGCTTCCGCCTGCTGTTCCAGCCCATCATTGGTTTACGCGGCGAAGGCGAAGAGCACTACGAAGCTTTCCTGCGCATGTTGAACGACAAGAACGAAGAAATCAGCCCTTCTGAGTTTTTGCCTATCGACAGCAACGCAGAGCTTGCCATCAAGCTTGATCGCTGGGTGATCCTGCAGAACATCAAGAGCCTCAGCGCGCATCGCGCCAAAGGGCACGACACCAAGCTGTTCTTGAATATCACTCCCTACACAGTGCTGGATAAAACCTTCGTACAATGGTTGGGCTTGGCGTTGAAGGCGGCCAAACTGCCTGGCGGCGCCTTGATATTCCAGATCGCCGAAGAAAACGCCATCGAGTATCTGAAACAAGCCAAAGAGTTCGCTGCAGGCATTAAACGCCTGGGCGGCAAGATTTCTATTGGACGTTTCGGCTGCGCCTTGAACCCATTCAACACCATCAAGCACGTTGAATGCGATTACATCAAGATGGATGGCTCATTCACCGAAGAAATTCAGAAAGACGAGCGCTCCAAAGAGAAGCTGAAGGAAATGATCACTCAGCTGCAAGAGTTGAAGAAACTGACGGTCGTACCTTTCGTGGAAAACGCTTCCGTGCTGTCCACCTTGTGGCAGGCGGGCGTCAACTACATCCAGGGGTACTATCTGCAAGAGCCCTCACCAGAAATGAATTACGACTTCAGCGAGGGCGAGTAG
- the serB gene encoding phosphoserine phosphatase SerB: MSEILLINVSGYDKPGLTSSITRIMAEHGLIILDIGQAVIHDYLTWGILVQIPDSEESANVLKELLFCIHALNLQVQFKPVSEQEYSEWAKGKGKERYIVTLLAREITAEQIARVSSITADHHLNIDNISRLSSRLSLYEDRTNAQACVEFAVRGTPQNLDALKAEFLHVSNDLNLDIAFQKDDIYRRNRRLVVFDMDSTLIEAEVIDELAKEAGVGDQVAEITERAMRGELDFSQSFRKRVGLLKGLSESVLERVQARLVMTEGAEKLISHLRMLGYKTAILSGGFTYFAKLLQARLGIDYVYANELDIKDGAVTGEVTGRIVDGARKAELLREIAEKEGLRLEQVIAVGDGANDLPMLSAAGLGIAFRAKPLVKESAKHAISNLGLDSILYLLGLRESDTALLAGGE, encoded by the coding sequence GTGAGCGAAATACTACTTATTAATGTCTCGGGATACGACAAACCGGGACTGACTTCCTCGATCACCCGGATCATGGCGGAGCACGGGCTGATTATTTTGGATATCGGCCAGGCCGTCATCCACGATTACCTGACCTGGGGCATATTGGTGCAGATTCCTGACAGTGAGGAATCCGCGAATGTGCTGAAGGAGCTGCTGTTTTGTATTCACGCCTTGAATTTGCAGGTGCAGTTCAAGCCGGTTTCAGAGCAGGAATATTCCGAGTGGGCGAAAGGCAAAGGCAAGGAGCGTTATATTGTCACGCTGTTGGCCCGGGAGATTACCGCAGAGCAAATCGCGCGAGTATCAAGCATCACTGCCGATCACCATTTGAATATTGACAACATCAGTCGCCTGTCCAGTCGGCTGTCGCTTTATGAAGACCGCACCAATGCTCAAGCCTGCGTAGAGTTCGCCGTACGCGGCACGCCTCAGAACCTGGATGCTTTAAAGGCGGAGTTCCTGCATGTGTCGAATGATCTGAATCTGGATATCGCGTTTCAGAAAGACGACATCTATCGCCGTAATCGCCGTCTGGTGGTTTTCGATATGGATTCCACGCTGATCGAAGCGGAAGTCATTGATGAGCTTGCTAAAGAAGCAGGTGTGGGGGACCAGGTCGCAGAAATCACCGAAAGGGCCATGCGTGGCGAACTGGACTTTTCGCAAAGCTTCCGCAAGCGGGTAGGGTTGCTAAAAGGGCTTTCTGAGAGCGTTCTGGAAAGGGTGCAGGCGCGACTGGTGATGACGGAAGGCGCGGAAAAACTGATTTCCCATCTGCGTATGCTGGGTTATAAGACAGCGATTCTATCCGGCGGCTTCACCTATTTCGCGAAGTTGCTTCAGGCCAGGCTGGGCATCGACTATGTCTACGCCAACGAACTGGATATTAAAGATGGCGCAGTCACGGGTGAAGTGACCGGCAGAATTGTCGATGGCGCGCGTAAGGCGGAGCTATTGCGGGAAATTGCGGAGAAAGAAGGTTTGCGCCTGGAGCAAGTCATCGCGGTGGGCGACGGCGCTAACGACTTGCCGATGCTGAGCGCTGCTGGACTGGGCATCGCCTTCCGCGCTAAACCGCTGGTGAAAGAGTCCGCCAAGCATGCTATTTCCAATTTGGGGCTCGACAGCATCCTTTACTTGCTGGGATTGCGGGAAAGCGATACTGCTTTGTTGGCGGGCGGCGAGTAA
- the parC gene encoding DNA topoisomerase IV subunit A, whose protein sequence is MSMMFEEGIERRPLKEYTEKAYLDYSMYVILDRALPHIGDGLKPVQRRIVYAMSELGLSAAAKHKKSARTVGDVLGKFHPHGDSACYEAMVLMAQPFSYRYPLIDGQGNWGSADDPKSFAAMRYTEARLAKYAEVLLSEIGQGTVDWVPNFDGSLDEPSLLPARLPNLLLNGTTGIAVGMATDIPPHNLREVTQACIHMLDHPKATVEELCEYIEGPDFPSGGEIVTSRSDLRQIYETGRGSVKMRAKYTKEGQDIVVTELPHQVSGARIMEQIAQQMQAKKLPMVADLRDESDHENPTRLVIIPRSNRIDAEPLMAHLFATTDLEKNYRVNLNVVGLDGRPAVKDLRVLLQEWLTFRTQTVRRRLEYRLQKVLARLHILEGLLVAFLNIDEVIAIIRSEDKPKPVLMERFGLSDVQAEYVLDTKLRQLARLEEMKIRAEQDELEKERKKLEDILGSEAKLRKLVKTELKQDMETFGDERRSPIVERKEAQAFSETDLIASEPVTVVLSEKGWVRAAKGHDIDAQGLSYKAGDKFLAAAKGRSHQNAIFLDDTGRSYCVAAHSLPSARGQGEPLTGRVNPPSGAGFTHVLMGPDSMKVVLASDAGYGFVARLEDLQSKNRAGKALISLPKGACVSPPILLERQNNPHLVAISNEGRMLVFPVSELPELAKGKGNKIIGIPSARAQAREEVMSNLAVVGEKDTLVLHAGKRFLKLTFDDLSHYLGERGRRGHKLPRGLQRVDRVEIIVDESAEPVSPEGE, encoded by the coding sequence ATGAGCATGATGTTTGAAGAGGGGATTGAGCGTCGTCCGCTAAAGGAATATACGGAAAAAGCCTACCTTGATTATTCCATGTACGTCATTCTGGATCGGGCGCTTCCCCATATCGGCGATGGCCTGAAGCCGGTGCAACGGCGCATTGTTTACGCCATGTCCGAACTTGGCCTGAGCGCGGCCGCCAAGCATAAAAAGTCCGCCCGTACAGTCGGCGACGTGTTGGGTAAATTCCATCCTCATGGCGATTCCGCCTGTTATGAAGCCATGGTGTTGATGGCGCAGCCTTTTTCCTATCGTTATCCATTAATCGATGGTCAGGGTAACTGGGGTTCCGCGGACGATCCAAAATCGTTCGCGGCCATGCGTTACACCGAGGCTCGCTTGGCGAAATACGCGGAAGTGCTGCTGAGCGAAATAGGGCAGGGTACGGTGGACTGGGTTCCCAACTTTGACGGCAGTCTGGATGAGCCTTCTTTATTGCCGGCCCGTTTACCCAACCTGTTATTAAATGGAACCACCGGCATCGCCGTCGGTATGGCGACTGACATTCCTCCTCACAACCTGCGGGAAGTAACGCAAGCTTGCATTCATATGCTGGACCACCCGAAAGCCACGGTGGAAGAGCTGTGTGAGTATATAGAAGGCCCGGATTTCCCGTCAGGCGGGGAAATCGTCACTTCTCGCAGCGATCTGCGCCAGATCTACGAAACGGGGCGCGGCTCAGTCAAAATGCGTGCGAAATACACCAAAGAAGGTCAGGACATCGTCGTCACCGAGCTTCCGCACCAAGTGTCCGGCGCTCGGATCATGGAGCAGATCGCCCAGCAAATGCAGGCCAAGAAGCTGCCCATGGTGGCGGATCTGCGGGATGAGTCTGATCATGAAAATCCGACTCGACTGGTCATTATTCCCCGCTCAAATCGTATTGACGCAGAGCCTTTGATGGCGCACCTGTTCGCCACTACCGATCTGGAGAAGAACTATCGGGTCAACCTTAATGTGGTAGGCCTGGACGGACGTCCTGCGGTCAAAGATCTGCGCGTGCTGCTGCAGGAATGGCTGACGTTCCGCACGCAAACGGTCAGACGCAGGCTGGAATACCGCTTACAGAAGGTATTGGCGCGCCTGCATATTTTGGAAGGCTTGTTGGTCGCGTTCCTGAATATCGATGAAGTTATCGCCATCATCCGCAGTGAAGACAAGCCGAAACCGGTTCTGATGGAGCGCTTTGGCTTGAGTGATGTGCAGGCTGAATACGTTCTGGATACGAAATTACGGCAACTGGCCCGCCTGGAAGAGATGAAAATCAGGGCAGAGCAGGATGAGCTGGAGAAAGAGCGTAAGAAACTCGAAGACATCCTGGGTTCTGAAGCCAAACTGCGTAAGCTGGTCAAGACGGAGCTGAAACAGGATATGGAGACGTTTGGCGACGAACGCCGCTCTCCCATTGTTGAACGTAAGGAAGCGCAGGCGTTCAGCGAAACCGATTTGATCGCCTCTGAACCGGTTACGGTGGTATTGTCGGAGAAAGGCTGGGTGAGGGCCGCCAAAGGCCATGATATCGACGCCCAAGGCCTCAGTTATAAAGCTGGCGATAAGTTCCTCGCCGCCGCCAAGGGGCGCAGTCATCAGAATGCTATTTTCCTGGATGATACCGGACGTTCCTATTGCGTGGCGGCGCATTCACTGCCTTCCGCCAGGGGGCAGGGCGAGCCGCTCACCGGGCGAGTCAATCCGCCTTCGGGCGCGGGCTTTACCCATGTGTTGATGGGGCCGGATTCCATGAAGGTGGTGCTGGCGTCGGACGCTGGCTACGGCTTTGTGGCCAGACTGGAAGATTTGCAATCGAAAAACCGCGCTGGCAAAGCCTTGATTTCCTTGCCGAAAGGGGCGTGCGTATCGCCGCCGATTCTATTGGAGCGGCAAAACAATCCTCACTTGGTGGCGATCAGCAATGAAGGTCGAATGCTGGTGTTTCCAGTGAGCGAACTTCCAGAGCTGGCCAAAGGCAAGGGCAACAAGATCATCGGTATCCCCAGCGCTCGTGCGCAAGCCCGTGAAGAGGTGATGAGCAATCTCGCGGTGGTGGGAGAAAAAGACACTTTGGTGCTGCACGCCGGTAAGCGTTTCCTCAAGCTGACCTTCGACGACTTAAGTCATTACCTGGGCGAGCGCGGTCGACGCGGGCATAAGCTGCCACGTGGCTTACAGCGTGTTGATCGGGTGGAAATCATCGTTGATGAAAGCGCCGAACCGGTATCCCCGGAAGGCGAGTGA
- a CDS encoding transglycosylase SLT domain-containing protein, with the protein MKQKVVAAHPLIEQYITPLFIAFIAACMLGLLVSAWRFGGMQSLFNAQPSHKPLLPDADALHAAYYSNADPIHDMDRFPGHVPQYAYAKEVRKVAVELDLEESLLYAVARTESSFRPDARSDRGAVGLMQVVAGAGGREAYKRLYKKSRNPTEKELADPYTNLKLGGAYLKILRHRYFGQVEDRMAQTMLVLAAYNWGPSNVRRKLIGKSPLQTREQVLKALQQGAPTETYQYVRKVMRYMDEFARLSGRPA; encoded by the coding sequence ATGAAGCAGAAAGTCGTCGCCGCTCACCCTTTAATTGAACAATATATCACGCCACTGTTTATCGCATTTATCGCCGCCTGTATGCTCGGCCTGCTTGTCAGCGCCTGGCGTTTCGGGGGGATGCAGAGCCTGTTTAACGCACAACCCAGCCATAAGCCACTGCTGCCGGACGCTGACGCCTTGCACGCCGCCTACTATTCCAATGCAGATCCTATTCACGATATGGATCGCTTTCCAGGACATGTGCCTCAGTACGCCTACGCCAAAGAAGTGCGCAAGGTGGCGGTGGAGTTGGACTTGGAAGAAAGTCTGCTGTACGCCGTCGCCAGGACAGAGTCCAGTTTTCGACCAGACGCGCGTAGCGACAGGGGCGCTGTGGGCCTGATGCAGGTGGTGGCGGGAGCGGGAGGTCGTGAAGCTTACAAACGTCTGTATAAAAAGTCGCGCAACCCCACAGAAAAAGAACTGGCGGACCCTTACACCAATCTCAAGCTGGGCGGCGCTTATCTGAAAATACTGAGACATCGCTATTTCGGTCAGGTTGAAGATCGGATGGCGCAGACGATGCTGGTTTTGGCCGCCTACAATTGGGGGCCGAGCAATGTGCGTCGCAAACTTATCGGAAAATCTCCGCTGCAAACCCGGGAGCAAGTGCTAAAAGCGCTGCAGCAGGGCGCGCCGACTGAAACATATCAGTATGTCAGGAAAGTAATGCGCTATATGGATGAGTTCGCCAGGCTTTCCGGTCGGCCCGCGTAG